The following are encoded in a window of Methanothrix sp. genomic DNA:
- a CDS encoding cobyrinate a,c-diamide synthase gives MMPAFIIAGTHSGVGKTTVTLGLMAALRRRGLIVQPFKVGPDFIDPTHHTAICGRHSRNLDTFMMGTDGVRRSFLSAIRGADVAVVEGVMGLHDGIGGTDEASTAHVAKVLGIPAVLVVNVHGMSRSAAALIHGFRSFDPAVNIAGVILNQVGSERHLKALRESINFRIFGALPRRKSISLPSRHLGLAMGFEIDHDVNALADLVEENVLLDELLDACTLPIAVPEPEIGEREESGVRIAIALDEAFCFYYQDNIDRLRYAGAEIIPFSPIRDALPDADGIYIGGGYPELHAASLESGRCIQQIRAAASDGMPIYGECGGLMYLGEHLVLDERSYRMAGVLPASTVMTGRLQALGYVEADVVRYNPVAPEGSVIRGHEFHYSRMECDRDAKLAYRLRRGQGIANGMDGLVENMTLGGYLHAHFASFPVERFMESCKAYRRR, from the coding sequence ATGATGCCGGCATTTATAATCGCAGGGACACACAGCGGGGTTGGTAAAACAACTGTCACGCTGGGCCTGATGGCCGCTCTGAGGAGAAGAGGACTGATCGTGCAGCCCTTCAAGGTCGGGCCTGATTTCATAGACCCGACGCATCACACGGCGATATGCGGCCGGCACTCCCGCAACCTGGATACCTTCATGATGGGCACAGATGGCGTGAGGCGATCGTTCCTCTCTGCGATACGAGGTGCGGATGTGGCGGTGGTCGAGGGGGTCATGGGGCTCCACGATGGGATCGGTGGTACCGACGAAGCCAGCACTGCACATGTGGCAAAGGTTCTCGGCATACCAGCAGTGCTTGTGGTGAACGTCCATGGCATGTCCAGATCTGCAGCTGCCCTGATACACGGCTTCCGTTCCTTTGATCCTGCTGTGAATATCGCCGGGGTCATACTGAACCAGGTCGGCAGCGAGCGCCATCTGAAAGCGCTCAGAGAATCCATAAATTTCAGGATATTCGGAGCGCTTCCAAGGAGGAAGAGCATATCGCTTCCTAGCAGGCACCTCGGTCTGGCAATGGGTTTCGAGATCGATCATGATGTGAATGCGCTTGCAGATCTCGTTGAGGAGAACGTCCTACTGGATGAGCTGCTCGATGCATGCACGCTCCCGATCGCTGTGCCGGAGCCGGAGATCGGAGAGAGAGAAGAAAGCGGTGTGCGCATCGCGATCGCCCTCGATGAGGCCTTCTGCTTCTACTACCAGGACAACATCGACCGGCTGAGGTACGCCGGGGCAGAAATAATACCGTTCAGCCCCATTCGGGACGCACTTCCTGATGCTGATGGCATCTACATAGGCGGAGGGTATCCCGAGCTCCATGCGGCGTCGCTCGAGTCCGGGAGGTGCATCCAGCAGATCAGAGCGGCTGCATCTGATGGCATGCCGATCTACGGAGAGTGTGGAGGGCTCATGTATCTCGGAGAGCATCTCGTTCTTGATGAGAGGAGCTACAGAATGGCCGGGGTCCTGCCAGCCTCGACGGTGATGACCGGACGCCTCCAAGCCCTGGGCTATGTTGAGGCGGACGTCGTCAGATATAATCCGGTGGCTCCAGAGGGCAGCGTGATAAGGGGGCACGAGTTCCATTATTCGAGAATGGAGTGCGACAGGGATGCAAAGCTCGCATACAGGCTCAGGCGCGGCCAGGGAATTGCAAACGGCATGGACGGCCTGGTAGAGAACATGACCCTCGGCGGATACCTTCACGCGCACTTCGCCTCATTCCCTGTGGAGAGGTTCATGGAGAGCTGCAAGGCTTACAGGAGAAGATGA
- the nikR gene encoding nickel-responsive transcriptional regulator NikR, whose amino-acid sequence MEQELMRIGVSLPEKLLSRFDEIITQRGYSSRSEGIRDAIRNYIIHYEWMSDVEGERVGVITIVYSHHQRGLVDNLTDIQHEFGNIINSTLHVHLDKDNCLEVVILRGEGKDVRRAAERMMALKGVKHVKLTTTSVGAEL is encoded by the coding sequence ATGGAACAGGAACTCATGAGAATTGGTGTCTCTCTTCCGGAGAAGCTGCTGAGCCGCTTCGATGAGATAATCACCCAGAGGGGATACTCCTCGAGGTCAGAGGGGATCAGGGACGCGATAAGGAACTACATTATTCACTATGAGTGGATGAGCGATGTCGAGGGCGAGAGGGTGGGCGTGATAACCATAGTCTACTCCCACCATCAGCGCGGCCTGGTGGACAACCTGACGGATATACAGCATGAGTTTGGAAACATCATAAACTCAACACTCCACGTCCACCTGGACAAGGACAACTGCCTTGAGGTGGTGATCCTCCGTGGCGAGGGGAAGGATGTGAGAAGGGCGGCGGAGAGGATGATGGCGCTGAAGGGCGTCAAGCATGTGAAGCTCACCACAACCTCTGTGGGCGCGGAGCTATGA
- a CDS encoding fibrillarin-like rRNA/tRNA 2'-O-methyltransferase has translation MREILPGLYILRKDRLATRSPSPESLYGEHIVDGLRVWDPRRSKLASLLLRHPCLEGVVPSGKVLYLGAANGATVSYLSDILTDGLIYAVEISPRAMRDLLLLAERRGNIIPVLGDAARPETYRRMVEPVDLIYQDVAQRNQAEIASRNAAIYLKPDGLMVVMIKAMSIDSTARAADIFDEEVKRLRGVEVLRRVDLRHHRDHIAVIARKLR, from the coding sequence ATGAGGGAGATACTCCCCGGCCTTTACATTCTCAGGAAGGATCGACTGGCAACCCGCTCGCCATCTCCGGAGTCCCTCTACGGCGAGCATATCGTTGACGGCCTTAGAGTCTGGGATCCGCGGAGATCGAAGCTGGCCTCCCTTCTTTTGAGGCATCCATGCCTGGAGGGGGTGGTGCCATCCGGAAAGGTGCTGTATCTCGGCGCTGCGAACGGCGCCACAGTCAGCTACCTCAGCGATATTCTCACAGATGGACTGATCTACGCGGTCGAGATATCTCCGAGGGCGATGAGGGATCTGCTGCTTCTGGCGGAGAGGCGGGGGAACATAATACCTGTACTCGGTGATGCAGCGCGCCCTGAGACTTACCGCAGGATGGTCGAGCCCGTGGATCTCATATACCAGGATGTGGCGCAGCGGAACCAGGCAGAGATCGCATCGAGAAACGCAGCGATATACCTGAAGCCAGACGGGCTCATGGTGGTCATGATAAAGGCGATGTCCATCGACTCAACTGCGAGGGCCGCTGATATATTCGATGAGGAGGTAAAGCGCCTCAGGGGTGTGGAGGTCCTGAGAAGGGTGGACCTGCGACACCACAGGGATCACATCGCAGTCATCGCGAGAAAGCTCAGATGA
- a CDS encoding S26 family signal peptidase, translating to MKLSNTLAGLPSFVRDIIFVVVVVGGVSLVSQALLGLWTPMVAVESGSMVPNMNIGDIIIVQGISRTDVITWEEGEAKGYRSFNNPGDVILYRPYGKKKLGVLDIIPGILGIGSGGDKATPIIHRAMRWVEKGEPMWEGGPPAPFAGYITKGDHNEVIDQMAGRILGVPNYSYIREHPERFRETADGILVDRETGLVIYSQGNTSYVTDGISYLTPVRKEWVIGVARYRIPYVGYIRLIPEMIVDWIRGVI from the coding sequence ATGAAGCTATCGAATACGCTGGCAGGTCTTCCGTCCTTTGTCCGGGACATCATATTTGTTGTCGTCGTGGTCGGCGGCGTCTCCCTGGTCTCCCAGGCGCTCCTCGGCCTCTGGACCCCGATGGTCGCAGTGGAGTCCGGAAGCATGGTTCCGAACATGAACATCGGGGATATCATCATCGTGCAGGGCATATCCAGAACTGATGTGATCACATGGGAGGAGGGTGAGGCGAAGGGGTACAGATCGTTCAACAATCCGGGGGATGTCATACTCTATCGCCCGTATGGCAAGAAGAAGCTGGGGGTGCTGGATATCATTCCTGGCATCCTGGGTATCGGGAGCGGTGGCGATAAGGCCACGCCCATAATACACAGGGCGATGAGGTGGGTGGAGAAGGGCGAGCCCATGTGGGAGGGCGGTCCACCAGCGCCATTCGCGGGGTACATAACGAAGGGCGATCACAACGAGGTCATCGACCAGATGGCAGGAAGGATACTGGGGGTGCCGAACTACTCATACATCAGAGAGCACCCAGAGCGGTTCAGGGAGACGGCTGATGGAATCCTCGTGGACAGGGAGACTGGCCTCGTCATTTACAGCCAGGGCAACACATCGTATGTGACAGATGGGATAAGCTATCTGACACCTGTGCGGAAGGAGTGGGTTATAGGCGTCGCGAGATACAGGATACCGTATGTGGGCTATATCAGACTAATACCTGAGATGATCGTGGACTGGATCCGAGGCGTCATCTGA
- a CDS encoding DNA-directed DNA polymerase II small subunit — protein sequence MLEIVQMFAERGYQLTPEALEILLKKDTGSIDHLIGSLDASTVVVSAEHVLSLLDEASGKAAGNAKSEKVEESSASSCAPAQRGPGVEVEVLREITGRSTCLGNYSDFVKYFRDRYAKIHDLLSKRMSSRPIESLGTQTAGREVSVIGMIMDIRSTSRARVVELEDPTGMVTVLFARESPAYEDSMLLVTDEVVGITGTSDGKGRIFAKSIVWPDLQAQPQPLSAASGGALFLSDLHVGSRKFLRETWNRFVSWISGEDPTGLSSNVGCIVIAGDIVDGIGVYPGQEDELEIKDIYEQYQLAADLISEIPSGIKIVISPGNHDIVRQAEPQPALPKEIQSLFSGNVMFVGNPSWITISSRTVLIYHGRSIDDFVLKVPGLSYREPELAMVEMLRRRHLCPIYGNRVSVAPEVEDHYVIDRPPAILHCGHVHVVGITRYKGVTVINSGTWQGQTEFQKKMNIQPTPGIVPHVDLSTMKVRKLRFT from the coding sequence ATGCTTGAGATCGTCCAGATGTTCGCTGAGAGGGGATACCAGCTCACACCTGAGGCCCTCGAGATACTCTTGAAAAAAGACACAGGATCTATCGACCATCTGATAGGCAGTCTAGACGCCAGCACCGTAGTGGTCAGCGCTGAGCATGTGCTCTCACTCCTGGATGAGGCGAGCGGCAAGGCAGCTGGGAATGCAAAATCAGAAAAGGTTGAGGAATCTTCAGCGTCGAGCTGTGCGCCCGCGCAGAGGGGCCCCGGCGTCGAGGTCGAGGTGCTGAGGGAGATCACAGGAAGATCGACCTGTCTGGGGAACTACTCCGACTTTGTGAAGTACTTCCGGGATAGATACGCGAAGATCCACGATCTTCTGAGCAAGCGTATGAGTTCCCGCCCCATCGAAAGCCTGGGCACGCAGACCGCGGGGCGCGAGGTCTCTGTTATCGGCATGATAATGGACATAAGAAGCACCTCTCGAGCCAGAGTCGTGGAGCTCGAGGATCCCACAGGCATGGTGACAGTGCTCTTCGCCAGGGAATCACCTGCATACGAGGACTCAATGCTTCTCGTCACGGACGAGGTCGTGGGCATCACCGGAACATCAGATGGAAAAGGAAGGATATTCGCGAAGTCGATCGTCTGGCCTGATCTCCAGGCTCAGCCCCAGCCACTGTCAGCAGCATCCGGCGGAGCTCTCTTTCTATCAGACCTCCATGTGGGGAGCAGGAAGTTTCTGAGGGAGACCTGGAATCGCTTCGTCTCCTGGATATCCGGGGAGGATCCGACCGGGCTGAGCTCGAATGTTGGCTGTATCGTGATCGCCGGAGACATCGTCGATGGGATTGGGGTATACCCGGGGCAGGAGGATGAGCTCGAGATAAAGGACATCTACGAGCAGTACCAGCTGGCCGCGGATCTGATCTCAGAGATCCCCTCCGGGATAAAGATCGTGATATCCCCCGGGAACCACGATATCGTGAGGCAGGCCGAGCCGCAGCCAGCGCTGCCGAAGGAGATACAGTCGCTTTTTTCCGGCAACGTGATGTTCGTCGGGAACCCATCCTGGATAACGATCTCCTCCCGGACGGTGCTGATCTACCATGGGAGATCGATTGACGACTTCGTGCTCAAGGTTCCGGGTCTCTCATACAGAGAGCCCGAGCTCGCGATGGTTGAGATGCTCCGGCGGAGGCATCTCTGCCCGATATACGGAAACAGGGTCTCTGTCGCTCCAGAGGTCGAGGACCATTACGTGATAGACAGGCCGCCTGCGATACTCCACTGCGGGCACGTGCATGTTGTGGGAATAACGAGGTACAAGGGTGTGACGGTGATCAACAGTGGCACGTGGCAGGGACAGACAGAGTTCCAGAAGAAGATGAACATACAGCCCACTCCAGGGATAGTGCCGCACGTCGACCTATCGACGATGAAGGTCAGGAAGCTGAGGTTCACATGA